One genomic window of Glycine max cultivar Williams 82 chromosome 16, Glycine_max_v4.0, whole genome shotgun sequence includes the following:
- the LOC112999784 gene encoding uncharacterized protein, which translates to MGDIEEVQEQMKADMEALKDQMTSMIEAMLSMKRIIESNMAATATEADPTHPSAINQANQPIPDVLGQGGEVLGSTSGPHVGHNNNAYPYGLPPNYTPPTMHMPNENANHVVLVTFEGQQPQPIGGVREEPQEHAQGDFDPYPTFTTEGPTFNVMPRPNTAGAPQPRPLQSLHFSVEGSPPTMEGRKRLDLIKERLRAVERFGDYPFVDMEKLCLVLDVVIPPKFKVSDFDRYKGTTYPMNHLKMYCQKMRAYSRDEKLLMHFFQESLVGVTVIWYTNLKAFCIRTWKDLIIAFIR; encoded by the coding sequence ATGGGTGACATAGAAGAGGTGCAGGAACAAATGAAGGCCGATATGGAGGCCTTGAAAGATCAAATGACCTCCATGATAGAGGCCATGTTAAGCATGAAGCGAATAATAGAAAGCAACATGGCCGCAACAGCCACTGAGGCGGATCCGACCCATCCCTCTGCCATAAACCAAGCAAACCAACCCATCCCGGACGTGTTGGGTCAAGGAGGAGAGGTGTTGGGCAGCACCAGTGGTCCACACGTAGGGCATAATAACAATGCTTACCCCTATGGCTTACCCCCCAATTATACGCCACCTACCATGCACATGCCCAACGAGAATGCTAATCACGTCGTTCTCGTTACCTTTGAGGGTCAACAACCCCAGCCTATAGGGGGCGTCCGTGAAGAACCTCAGGAGCATGCTCAAGGTGACTTCGACCCATACCCCACTTTCACCACTGAGGGACCAACATTTAATGTTATGCCTCGACCCAATACCGCGGGAGCTCCTCAACCCCGCCCTCTGCAATCGCTGCATTTCTCAGTAGAGGGGTCGCCTCCGACAATGGAAGGGAGAAAGAGACTTGATCTCATCAAGGAGAGATTAAGGGCTGTTGAAAGGTTTGGTGATTACCCTTTTGTTGACATGGAAAAATTGTGTTTGGTACTTGATGTTGTCATCCCCCCAAAGTTCAAGGTATCTGATTTTGATAGATACAAGGGGACCACTTACCCCATgaatcacctgaagatgtacTGCCAAAAAATGCGGGCATACTCTAGGGATGAgaaattgttgatgcatttcttccaagaaagtttGGTCGGGGTGACAGTCATCTGGTATACCAATTTGAAGGCTTTTTGTATCCGCACATGGAAGGACTTGATTATTGCCTTCATTAGGTAG